In Microbacterium galbinum, a single window of DNA contains:
- a CDS encoding alpha/beta fold hydrolase: MDLRRRRLVVDGTVFGVVTGTTRHHPQVPTAPVPTVVLVHGIGMSHRYHRRLLRMLSAEARVVAVDLPGFGGLPKPREDVDIGRMARLLIQLLPIVCGGPVILVGHSMGAQWAAEVAHLAPHLVRSLVLIGPVADDEHRSLPAQAFALAVDTAGESPATNALVFADYLRCGVPWYLAQARHMLRYALEDVVGGLLMPVLVIRGLNDPIAGSAWCRRLRDRAVVSHLVEIPGGRHVVHRSEPRAVCSAILDHAGVARARALASDDGER, translated from the coding sequence ATGGATCTCCGCCGTCGCCGTCTCGTTGTCGACGGAACCGTCTTCGGAGTCGTCACGGGTACGACCCGGCACCACCCGCAGGTCCCGACCGCGCCGGTCCCGACCGTGGTGTTGGTGCACGGCATCGGCATGTCGCACCGGTACCATCGACGCCTTCTGCGGATGCTGTCCGCGGAAGCCCGCGTCGTGGCGGTGGATCTGCCGGGGTTCGGCGGGTTGCCGAAACCCCGAGAGGACGTCGACATCGGTCGGATGGCCCGGCTGCTGATACAGCTCCTCCCGATCGTCTGTGGCGGCCCCGTGATCCTCGTGGGGCACTCGATGGGGGCGCAATGGGCTGCAGAGGTCGCCCACCTCGCGCCGCATCTCGTCCGTTCCCTGGTGCTGATCGGCCCGGTCGCGGACGACGAGCACCGTTCGCTCCCTGCCCAGGCGTTCGCGCTCGCGGTCGACACCGCGGGGGAGAGCCCCGCGACGAACGCCCTCGTCTTCGCGGACTACCTGCGGTGCGGGGTGCCGTGGTACCTCGCACAGGCGCGGCACATGTTGCGGTACGCGCTGGAGGACGTCGTCGGAGGGCTTCTCATGCCGGTGCTGGTGATCCGAGGCCTGAACGATCCCATCGCCGGGTCGGCGTGGTGCCGCCGCCTGCGTGACCGAGCCGTCGTCTCGCATCTCGTCGAGATCCCCGGCGGTCGTCACGTGGTGCATCGCTCGGAACCGCGGGCGGTGTGCTCAGCGATCCTCGACCACGCCGGCGTTGCTCGCGCCCGCGCGCTCGCGAGCGATGACGGGGAGCGATGA
- a CDS encoding esterase/lipase family protein, which yields MTVCAIRKAAWWAADYAYAGYWQARAFLSRSSAEAYAEGERAPLVILPGVYETWRFLEPLVARLNDRGHRVHVLETLERSQRPVAEMAALVEDYLDENDLRDVILVAHSKGGLAGKMVMTGREGARVRAMLAVATPFRGSRYARRIPSRTLRAFSPEDPGIVALSRSVDANARIVSIYAGFDPHIPEGSELPGAKNVRLDTGGHFRILADPRVVEELELMAG from the coding sequence ATGACGGTCTGCGCGATCCGCAAGGCAGCCTGGTGGGCGGCCGATTACGCCTACGCAGGGTACTGGCAGGCGCGCGCTTTCCTGAGTCGGAGCAGCGCGGAGGCCTACGCCGAGGGGGAGCGTGCACCGTTGGTCATACTCCCCGGTGTCTATGAGACGTGGCGATTCCTGGAGCCGCTGGTCGCTCGACTCAACGACCGAGGGCACAGGGTTCACGTGCTCGAGACGCTGGAGCGCAGCCAGCGTCCGGTCGCAGAGATGGCGGCGCTCGTCGAGGACTATCTGGACGAAAACGATCTGCGTGACGTGATCCTCGTCGCCCATAGCAAAGGGGGACTTGCCGGGAAGATGGTGATGACCGGGCGGGAGGGCGCTCGCGTTCGAGCGATGCTCGCGGTCGCGACGCCGTTCCGCGGTTCGCGCTACGCGAGGCGGATCCCCTCGCGCACCCTGCGCGCGTTTTCGCCCGAGGATCCGGGCATCGTCGCGCTCTCCCGCAGTGTCGATGCGAACGCGCGGATCGTTTCGATCTATGCGGGATTCGACCCGCACATCCCTGAGGGGAGCGAGCTGCCGGGCGCCAAGAACGTCCGACTCGACACCGGAGGGCACTTCCGGATCCTCGCCGATCCGCGGGTCGTCGAGGAACTCGAACTCATGGCGGGATGA
- a CDS encoding ANTAR domain-containing response regulator, producing the protein MTEQELAEQPTSSAPRRVVVAEDESLIRLDIVEILRDNGFDVVGEAGDGETAVALATELRPDLVIMDVKMPQLDGISAAEKLHKGNIAPVVLLTAFSQKELVERASEAGALAYVVKPFTPNDLLPAIEIALARHEQIITLEAEVADMVERFETRKLVDRAKGLLNEKMGLSEPEAFRWIQKASMDRRLTMQDVAKAIIEQLAPKK; encoded by the coding sequence GTGACCGAGCAAGAACTGGCTGAACAGCCCACGTCATCCGCACCCCGACGCGTCGTCGTCGCCGAGGACGAATCGCTGATCCGTCTCGACATCGTCGAGATCCTCCGCGACAACGGCTTCGACGTGGTGGGAGAGGCCGGCGACGGCGAGACCGCTGTCGCGCTCGCGACCGAACTGCGTCCCGACCTCGTCATCATGGACGTGAAGATGCCTCAGCTCGACGGCATCAGCGCCGCCGAGAAGCTGCACAAGGGCAACATCGCCCCGGTCGTGCTGCTGACCGCCTTCAGCCAGAAGGAACTCGTCGAGCGCGCGAGCGAGGCCGGCGCTCTGGCCTACGTGGTCAAGCCGTTCACGCCGAACGACCTGCTGCCGGCGATCGAGATCGCACTGGCGCGTCATGAGCAGATCATCACGCTCGAGGCAGAGGTCGCCGACATGGTCGAGCGCTTCGAGACCCGCAAGCTCGTCGATCGCGCCAAGGGCCTGCTGAACGAGAAGATGGGGCTCAGCGAGCCCGAGGCGTTCCGCTGGATCCAGAAGGCGTCGATGGATCGTCGTCTCACGATGCAGGACGTCGCCAAGGCGATCATCGAGCAGCTCGCTCCGAAGAAGTAG
- a CDS encoding GNAT family N-acetyltransferase yields the protein MFRLDPEHTLRPVRTGDGAALARAYAADRAHLAPWEPARTEEFFTEEWQERDVHRTVAEAQTGRSIRFVVTAPDDRIVGRMNLNGIVRGPFLSGDLGYWIAADSTRRGLATRAVAAVLRHARDSLGLHRVQAATLLHNAASQRVLAANGFTRIGIAPRYLEIAGEWQDHVLFQRLLDEGITEPSGRP from the coding sequence GTGTTCCGGCTCGACCCCGAGCACACCCTCCGTCCGGTCCGCACGGGTGACGGCGCTGCTCTGGCGCGCGCGTACGCGGCCGATCGTGCCCACCTCGCTCCCTGGGAACCCGCTCGCACAGAGGAGTTCTTCACGGAGGAGTGGCAGGAGCGGGACGTACACCGCACCGTCGCCGAAGCGCAGACGGGACGCAGCATCCGATTCGTGGTGACGGCACCCGACGACCGGATCGTCGGCAGGATGAACCTCAACGGCATCGTGCGCGGGCCGTTCCTCAGCGGGGATCTGGGCTACTGGATCGCCGCGGACTCGACGAGACGCGGACTCGCGACGCGCGCGGTCGCCGCAGTGCTCCGTCACGCGCGCGATTCCCTGGGACTGCACCGCGTGCAGGCGGCGACGCTGCTGCACAACGCCGCCTCCCAGCGGGTACTCGCCGCGAACGGCTTCACCCGCATCGGCATCGCCCCGCGCTATCTGGAGATCGCGGGGGAGTGGCAGGACCACGTCCTCTTCCAGCGGCTGCTGGATGAGGGGATCACCGAGCCTTCGGGGCGTCCTTGA
- a CDS encoding hotdog fold thioesterase has product MSDVATSEGLEWATARGMGALAEKMGIAFTEFSIERSVGTMPVEGNTQPVGLLHGGAYVVLGESLGSMAANLHAGPGRLAVGVDINATHTRSATSGIVTGVCTPIHLGRSIAVHEIVVTDDQGRRCSTIRITNMIKDAPKAR; this is encoded by the coding sequence ATGAGCGACGTCGCGACGAGCGAAGGACTCGAGTGGGCCACGGCCCGTGGAATGGGCGCCCTGGCCGAGAAGATGGGCATCGCGTTCACCGAGTTCAGCATCGAGCGCTCGGTCGGCACGATGCCGGTCGAGGGCAACACCCAGCCGGTGGGCCTTCTGCACGGCGGCGCCTACGTGGTGCTCGGCGAGTCACTGGGGTCGATGGCGGCCAATCTGCACGCGGGCCCCGGGCGGCTGGCGGTCGGTGTCGACATCAACGCCACGCACACGCGTTCCGCGACCTCGGGGATCGTGACCGGGGTGTGCACGCCGATCCATCTCGGACGCAGCATCGCGGTGCACGAGATCGTGGTGACCGACGATCAGGGACGGCGCTGCTCGACCATCCGCATCACCAACATGATCAAGGACGCCCCGAAGGCTCGGTGA
- the polA gene encoding DNA polymerase I — MTDSAKPTLMVVDGHSLAYRAFFALPVENFTTKDNQHTNAIYGFLSMLVNLIKAEQPTHMAIAFDTSRHSFRTDEYPEYKATRSETPQEFRGQIPLLQDCLAAMSIPVLTKEGIEADDILATLSSQGAEQGYQVLVVSGDRDTIQLVNDDVTLLYPSVQGVSQLKRYDPVTVQERYGVRPEQYPDIAALVGETSDNLPGVPKVGEKTAVKWLTQFGSLDDLLARAEEIKGVVGGNLRDHIDDVRRNRKLNRLLTDVELPVSPDDLAVAPIDAQAVRDIFARLEFRTLLPRVFEAVGAGEVAEDPAAVVELPVPQQVVAGELATWAEAVQGELSLRVLTQSGLPVRLGVASDSELRETDWTDAAADELRSWLESDRPKVLHDAKGQLKALNRAGIRLGGLAYDTSLAGWLLRPSFPDKTLGDLVERYLGEKLPEADPSQLVPETEGATPAQEAWFALRVATALRDDIPESVAAVLTDIELPTLLALADMELAGVAVSHEVLSTFSGELATRAEGIAQEAFGIVGREFNLGSPKQLQEVLFEDLQLPKTRKTKTGYSTDAAVLADLQESNPHPFLNLLLQHREATKLRQIIESLDTAIGDDARIHTTYVQTGSQTGRLSSTDPNLQNIPVRTEESRRIRSAFQVGDGYEALLTADYSQIEMRIMAHLSGDEGLIEAFNSGEDLHRFVGARVFGVEPGDVTAAMRTKVKAMSYGLVYGLSAFGLSKQLRIEQSEAKQLMIEYFARFGAVRDYLRASVLAAKEVGYTETIFGRRRPFPDLASPNRVLRENAERAALNAPIQGSAADIMKIALFHIHDDIRREGLRSRVLLQIHDELVLEVAPGEWDAAERIVRTRMGDAADLSVPLDVQVGRGHDWNEAAH, encoded by the coding sequence GTGACGGACTCCGCAAAGCCTACCCTCATGGTCGTCGACGGCCATTCGCTCGCCTATCGCGCCTTCTTCGCGCTGCCGGTCGAGAACTTCACGACCAAGGACAACCAGCACACGAACGCGATCTACGGGTTCCTGTCGATGCTGGTGAACCTGATCAAGGCCGAGCAGCCGACGCACATGGCGATCGCGTTCGACACCTCGCGGCACTCGTTCCGCACCGATGAGTACCCCGAGTACAAGGCGACGCGGTCCGAGACGCCGCAGGAGTTCCGCGGTCAGATCCCGCTGCTGCAGGACTGCCTCGCGGCGATGTCGATCCCGGTGCTCACGAAAGAGGGCATCGAGGCCGATGACATCCTCGCCACCCTGTCGTCGCAGGGTGCGGAGCAGGGCTATCAGGTGCTCGTCGTCTCCGGCGATCGCGACACCATCCAGCTCGTGAACGACGACGTCACGCTGCTGTACCCGTCGGTGCAGGGCGTGTCGCAGCTCAAGCGATACGACCCGGTGACCGTGCAGGAGCGCTACGGCGTACGTCCCGAGCAGTACCCCGACATCGCCGCGCTCGTGGGCGAGACCAGCGACAATCTGCCTGGCGTGCCCAAGGTGGGCGAGAAGACCGCCGTGAAGTGGTTGACACAGTTCGGGTCGCTCGACGATCTGCTCGCTCGTGCCGAGGAGATCAAGGGTGTCGTGGGAGGGAACCTGCGCGATCACATCGACGACGTGCGCCGCAATCGCAAGCTCAACCGTCTGCTCACCGACGTCGAGCTCCCCGTCTCACCCGACGATCTGGCAGTCGCTCCCATCGACGCGCAGGCCGTGCGCGACATCTTCGCGCGCCTCGAGTTCCGCACACTGCTGCCGCGCGTGTTCGAAGCCGTCGGCGCCGGCGAGGTCGCCGAAGACCCGGCCGCGGTGGTCGAGCTGCCGGTTCCGCAGCAGGTGGTGGCTGGCGAACTCGCGACGTGGGCGGAAGCCGTGCAGGGCGAGCTCTCACTCCGTGTGCTCACGCAGAGCGGGCTTCCGGTGCGTCTGGGGGTCGCTTCCGACTCCGAGCTTCGCGAGACCGATTGGACGGATGCCGCGGCCGACGAGCTGCGCTCCTGGCTCGAGTCCGATCGTCCCAAGGTCCTGCACGACGCCAAGGGTCAGCTGAAGGCGCTGAACCGAGCAGGCATCCGCCTCGGCGGCCTCGCGTACGACACGAGCCTCGCCGGCTGGCTCCTGCGACCGAGCTTCCCCGACAAGACTCTCGGCGACCTGGTCGAGCGCTACCTCGGTGAGAAGCTCCCCGAGGCCGACCCGTCTCAGCTCGTGCCCGAGACCGAGGGGGCGACTCCCGCGCAGGAGGCGTGGTTCGCACTGCGCGTCGCGACCGCGCTGCGCGACGACATCCCCGAGTCGGTGGCCGCCGTGCTGACCGACATCGAGCTGCCCACGCTGCTCGCGCTGGCCGACATGGAACTGGCCGGGGTCGCGGTCTCCCACGAGGTGCTGTCGACGTTCTCCGGCGAACTCGCGACCCGCGCCGAGGGCATCGCTCAGGAGGCGTTCGGCATCGTCGGCCGCGAGTTCAACCTCGGCTCGCCCAAGCAACTGCAGGAGGTTCTCTTCGAAGATCTCCAGCTGCCCAAAACGCGCAAGACGAAGACGGGCTACTCGACGGATGCCGCCGTGCTCGCCGACCTGCAGGAGTCGAACCCGCACCCGTTCCTCAACCTGCTGCTGCAGCACCGCGAGGCCACCAAGCTGCGTCAGATCATCGAGTCGCTCGACACGGCGATCGGCGACGACGCGCGCATCCACACGACCTACGTGCAGACCGGAAGCCAGACCGGGCGGCTCTCGAGCACCGACCCGAATCTGCAGAACATCCCGGTGCGCACAGAGGAATCGCGGCGCATCCGCAGCGCGTTCCAGGTCGGCGACGGCTACGAAGCGCTGCTCACGGCCGACTACTCCCAGATCGAGATGCGCATCATGGCGCATCTGTCGGGCGATGAGGGCCTGATCGAAGCCTTCAACAGCGGAGAGGACCTCCACCGGTTCGTCGGCGCTCGGGTGTTCGGGGTCGAGCCGGGCGATGTCACCGCCGCGATGCGCACCAAGGTCAAGGCGATGTCGTACGGCCTGGTCTACGGCCTCTCGGCGTTCGGCCTCTCGAAGCAGCTGCGTATCGAGCAGTCCGAGGCGAAGCAGCTCATGATCGAGTACTTCGCGCGCTTCGGCGCCGTGCGTGACTACCTGCGCGCCTCCGTTCTCGCGGCCAAGGAGGTCGGCTACACCGAGACGATCTTCGGACGCCGTCGCCCGTTCCCCGACCTCGCCAGCCCGAACCGCGTGCTGCGGGAGAACGCCGAGCGCGCGGCGCTGAACGCCCCGATCCAGGGCAGCGCCGCCGACATCATGAAGATCGCGCTGTTCCACATCCACGACGACATCCGCCGCGAAGGGCTCCGCTCGCGGGTGCTGCTGCAGATCCACGACGAGCTCGTGCTCGAGGTCGCCCCGGGGGAGTGGGATGCCGCCGAGCGCATCGTGCGCACGCGCATGGGCGACGCCGCGGATCTGTCGGTGCCGCTCGACGTGCAGGTGGGTCGCGGGCACGACTGGAACGAGGCCGCACACTGA
- a CDS encoding DUF885 domain-containing protein yields the protein MTSIPRTPTTIDKVAEDWVDTLVELAPTLGTYIGRDEVNDRFGDLSPAGHEAIAAATRQTLDALTALEPVDTIDEVTKADLGAELRLELELHEANWHLRDLNVIASPAQDVRSAFDLMPTASADDWSVIATRLAAVPDALRGYTETLREGIARGVTPARRQVVEVATQIDRYTADDGFFAAFVADATPESGQLPASLARTLADNSAAARVAYGELRRFLAEELVPEATEVDAVGRELYALNSRRFLGATIDLDETYEWGREELARMVAEQTAIANEILPGSTVEEAVAHLEADPARKLVGTDALQRWMQETSDRAVAELAASHFDIPEAIRTIECMIAPTQEGGIYYTGPTDDFSRPGRMWWSVPEGVTEFDTWRELTTVYHEGVPGHHLQIAQAVYNRSELNSWRRLFAGTSGHAEGWALYAERLMEQLGYLDDPADRLGMLDGQRMRAARVVLDIGVHLGKPRLDGTGVWDADYALEFMRQNVNMSDQFVQFEVNRYLGWPGQAPSYKVGQRIWEQVREAVQQQEGEDFSFKAFHKRALDIGGVGLDTLRGVLLPR from the coding sequence ATGACTTCCATCCCGCGCACTCCCACCACCATCGACAAGGTCGCCGAGGACTGGGTCGACACTCTGGTCGAGCTGGCTCCGACGCTCGGCACCTACATCGGGCGCGACGAGGTCAACGACCGCTTCGGCGATCTGAGTCCGGCCGGCCACGAGGCGATCGCAGCGGCCACACGGCAGACGCTCGACGCGCTCACGGCCCTCGAGCCGGTCGACACGATCGACGAGGTCACGAAGGCCGACCTCGGCGCCGAGCTGCGTCTCGAGCTGGAACTGCACGAGGCGAATTGGCATCTGCGCGACCTCAACGTCATCGCTTCGCCGGCGCAGGACGTGCGTTCGGCTTTCGACCTCATGCCCACGGCATCCGCCGACGACTGGTCGGTGATCGCCACGCGCCTCGCCGCGGTGCCCGACGCGCTGCGCGGCTACACCGAGACACTGCGCGAGGGCATCGCGCGCGGAGTGACGCCGGCCCGCCGACAGGTCGTCGAGGTGGCGACCCAGATCGACCGGTACACGGCTGATGACGGCTTCTTCGCCGCTTTCGTGGCCGATGCCACGCCCGAGAGCGGCCAGCTTCCGGCATCCCTCGCGCGCACCCTGGCCGACAACTCGGCCGCCGCCCGCGTCGCATACGGCGAACTGCGACGGTTCCTCGCCGAGGAACTCGTGCCCGAGGCCACCGAGGTCGACGCGGTCGGTCGCGAGCTCTACGCGCTCAACTCGCGCCGATTCCTCGGAGCCACGATCGACCTCGACGAGACCTACGAGTGGGGACGCGAGGAACTCGCCCGGATGGTCGCCGAGCAGACGGCGATCGCGAACGAGATCCTGCCGGGATCCACGGTCGAAGAAGCCGTGGCGCATCTCGAGGCCGATCCCGCGCGCAAGCTGGTCGGCACCGATGCGCTGCAGCGCTGGATGCAGGAGACGAGCGACCGCGCCGTCGCCGAACTCGCCGCCTCGCACTTCGACATCCCCGAGGCGATCCGCACGATCGAGTGCATGATCGCGCCGACCCAGGAGGGCGGGATCTACTACACGGGACCCACCGACGACTTCTCGCGCCCCGGACGCATGTGGTGGTCCGTTCCGGAGGGTGTGACGGAGTTCGACACCTGGCGCGAGCTCACCACCGTGTACCACGAGGGTGTGCCGGGGCATCACCTGCAGATCGCGCAGGCCGTCTACAACCGTTCCGAGCTCAACTCCTGGCGCCGTCTGTTCGCCGGCACCTCGGGTCACGCCGAGGGCTGGGCGCTCTACGCCGAGCGCCTGATGGAGCAGCTCGGCTACCTCGACGACCCGGCCGACCGCCTGGGGATGCTCGATGGTCAGCGCATGCGTGCGGCACGTGTCGTGCTCGACATCGGCGTGCACCTCGGTAAGCCGCGTCTCGACGGAACGGGCGTGTGGGATGCCGACTACGCGCTCGAGTTCATGCGCCAGAACGTCAACATGTCCGACCAGTTCGTGCAGTTCGAGGTCAACAGGTACCTGGGCTGGCCGGGGCAGGCTCCGTCGTACAAGGTCGGACAGCGCATCTGGGAGCAGGTGCGCGAGGCCGTTCAGCAGCAGGAGGGCGAGGACTTCTCGTTCAAGGCATTCCACAAGCGTGCGCTCGACATCGGAGGCGTCGGTCTCGACACCCTGCGTGGTGTGCTGCTTCCGCGATGA
- a CDS encoding LLM class flavin-dependent oxidoreductase: protein MSIEFGLDTFGDITRDAEGTLLSGAQTIRNVIAQAEMADAVGVDFFGVGEHHRKEFAVSAPEMVLSAIAARTENIRLGTAVTVLSSDDPVRVFERFSTLDAVSNGRAEVVLGRGSFIESFPLFGFDLRDYDALFEQKLELFVELLKEQPVTWSGSMRASLENADVFPKTERGLRTWVGVGGSPESVVRVARHGLGLMLAIIGGPAARFRPFVDLYHRSVDSFGTTKHPIAVHSPGHIADTDAEAWDAAYSGFEAMNNTIGKERGWPAYSRARFQNDIGPEGAIYAGSPDRVAAKIADTITTLGLGRFDLKYATGTLSHEAMMRSIELYGSEVIPRVRALLDKRA from the coding sequence ATGAGCATCGAATTCGGACTGGACACGTTCGGCGACATCACCCGCGACGCCGAGGGCACCCTCCTCAGCGGCGCCCAGACGATCCGCAACGTCATCGCGCAGGCAGAGATGGCGGATGCCGTGGGCGTCGACTTCTTCGGGGTGGGGGAGCACCACCGCAAGGAGTTCGCGGTGTCGGCTCCCGAGATGGTGCTCTCGGCGATCGCCGCGCGCACCGAGAACATCCGCCTCGGCACGGCGGTCACGGTTCTGTCGTCCGACGACCCCGTGCGCGTGTTCGAGCGGTTCTCGACCCTCGATGCCGTGTCGAACGGTCGCGCGGAGGTCGTGCTCGGTCGCGGCTCGTTCATCGAGTCCTTCCCGCTGTTCGGTTTCGACCTCCGCGACTATGACGCACTGTTCGAGCAGAAGCTCGAGCTTTTCGTCGAGCTCCTGAAGGAGCAGCCGGTGACCTGGTCCGGGTCCATGCGCGCGTCGCTCGAGAACGCGGATGTGTTCCCGAAGACGGAGAGGGGTCTGCGGACCTGGGTGGGCGTGGGCGGCAGCCCGGAGTCCGTGGTGCGCGTCGCACGCCACGGACTCGGTCTCATGCTCGCCATCATCGGCGGTCCTGCCGCGCGATTCCGGCCGTTCGTCGATCTGTATCACCGCTCGGTCGACTCCTTCGGAACGACGAAGCACCCGATCGCCGTTCATTCGCCCGGCCACATCGCCGACACCGATGCGGAGGCATGGGACGCCGCGTACTCGGGCTTCGAGGCGATGAACAACACGATCGGCAAGGAACGCGGCTGGCCCGCATACAGCCGTGCCCGCTTCCAGAACGACATCGGGCCGGAGGGGGCGATCTACGCCGGTTCGCCCGACCGGGTGGCCGCGAAGATCGCCGACACGATCACCACCCTCGGGCTGGGCCGATTCGACCTGAAGTACGCCACCGGAACGCTCTCGCACGAGGCGATGATGCGCAGCATCGAGCTCTACGGCAGCGAGGTCATCCCGCGCGTGCGCGCTCTGCTCGACAAGCGCGCCTGA
- a CDS encoding SGNH/GDSL hydrolase family protein: MADVRFVAIGDSFTEGVGDVLPDGRERGWADIAAQGWADAAGHPIQYANLAIRGKLAWPIVEQQLEPALALRPTHLSFNGGGNDMLRPRTDLEHIADAFSRVLRRCDEEGVTMILLSGANPSGQLPMGSLIQRRGDQLSEAVLRRVADRPDVVRALNWPDRELAQSAYWSEDRLHMNAAGHHRVAARVLHALGYEPPETWWAPSERGGAGPSGLAYYRQHVGPWVRRRVTRTSSGDGRTAKYPVWTERTPG; the protein is encoded by the coding sequence ATGGCAGACGTGCGTTTCGTGGCGATCGGGGACTCCTTCACCGAGGGGGTCGGCGATGTTCTTCCCGACGGCCGAGAGCGCGGGTGGGCCGACATCGCCGCCCAGGGGTGGGCCGATGCGGCGGGGCATCCGATCCAGTACGCGAATCTCGCGATCCGCGGCAAACTCGCGTGGCCGATCGTCGAGCAGCAGCTCGAACCCGCTCTGGCGCTGCGCCCCACGCATCTGTCGTTCAACGGCGGGGGCAACGACATGCTCCGACCGCGCACCGACCTCGAGCACATCGCCGACGCGTTCAGCCGCGTTCTCCGCCGATGCGACGAGGAGGGCGTCACGATGATCCTGCTCTCCGGCGCGAACCCCAGTGGACAGCTTCCGATGGGGTCCCTGATCCAGCGCCGCGGAGATCAGCTCTCCGAGGCGGTGCTGCGACGCGTCGCCGATCGCCCCGACGTGGTGCGCGCCCTGAACTGGCCCGATCGGGAACTCGCGCAGAGCGCGTACTGGTCCGAGGACCGCCTGCACATGAATGCCGCGGGCCATCATCGGGTCGCAGCGCGCGTGCTGCATGCGCTGGGGTACGAACCGCCCGAGACCTGGTGGGCACCGAGCGAGCGCGGGGGAGCGGGACCGAGCGGGCTCGCCTATTACCGACAGCACGTCGGCCCCTGGGTCCGGCGTCGGGTCACGCGCACGTCGTCGGGCGATGGCCGGACCGCGAAGTACCCGGTGTGGACCGAGCGGACTCCGGGGTGA
- a CDS encoding formylglycine-generating enzyme family protein → MTSDIELRRIPGGSIVLQDARTKTQRPVDLESFEIGVYPVTQEQMAEVLDAAAPHPRRPATDISWLRAVHFCNALSEWEGLEHAYLFDGEGVSWDVSSEGFRLPTEAEWEFACRAGSVGPHYAPLADAAWTAADGVTTPQPVGGKIPNLYGLFDTLGNVWEWCWDLLDPARYDEYRTFRGGGFADDAWSVRASVRRGGAPRMHHPDVGMRVARGGFDGDGAAQGWSDAVDRERALQDGTSPSGWTPRKR, encoded by the coding sequence GTGACGAGCGACATCGAACTGCGCCGCATTCCCGGCGGTTCGATCGTGCTGCAGGATGCGCGCACGAAGACGCAGCGTCCGGTGGATCTCGAGTCCTTCGAGATCGGTGTCTACCCGGTGACCCAGGAGCAGATGGCCGAGGTGCTGGACGCGGCCGCTCCGCATCCCCGCCGACCGGCGACCGACATCAGCTGGCTGCGGGCCGTGCACTTCTGCAACGCGCTCTCGGAGTGGGAAGGGCTCGAGCACGCCTATCTGTTCGACGGGGAGGGCGTCAGCTGGGACGTCTCGTCCGAGGGGTTCCGGCTGCCCACGGAGGCGGAGTGGGAGTTCGCGTGCCGGGCGGGGTCCGTCGGCCCCCACTACGCGCCGCTCGCGGATGCCGCCTGGACAGCCGCCGATGGCGTGACGACCCCGCAACCGGTCGGCGGCAAGATCCCGAACCTGTACGGCCTGTTCGACACCCTCGGCAACGTGTGGGAGTGGTGCTGGGACCTGCTCGACCCCGCACGCTACGACGAGTACCGCACGTTCCGCGGGGGCGGCTTCGCCGACGACGCCTGGAGTGTGCGCGCCTCGGTCCGCCGCGGCGGAGCCCCTCGGATGCATCACCCCGATGTGGGGATGCGCGTCGCGCGCGGCGGCTTCGATGGCGACGGAGCTGCGCAGGGCTGGTCCGACGCGGTCGACCGCGAACGGGCGCTGCAGGACGGCACCTCGCCGTCGGGATGGACGCCACGAAAGCGGTGA